CTTCCTTCACCAGCCAGTGCCCGGTGTCCTCATAGGCGGGCAGTACGTAGTCGGCGCCGAGGCCGAGCCGCTCGGACAGGCCTGCAGCCAGCGTTTCGACCGCAGCCGATGTCGGCACGACCTCGTGCTCGCGGTCGCCGCCCGTCTTGGTGCCGGGCTCGCGCGCGATCAGGGCGGTATTGCGCCAGATCGGCTCGCCATCCTCACGCCAGTAGAGCGCGAAGGCCCAGCGCGGCAGGCTCTCGCCGGGATACCATTTGCCCTGGCCGTAATGCAGCATGCCGCCCGGTGCGAAGCGCTCGCGCAGGCGCCGGATCAGCACATCGGCGCGCTCGCGCTTGGTCGGGCCGACGGCTGCGGTGTTCCATTCCTCGCCGGTCTGGTCGTCGATCGAGACGAAGGTCGGCTCGCCTCCCATGGTCAGGCGGACATCCTGCGCTGTGAGATCGGCCTCGACCTGCTCGCCGAGCGCATCGAGCTCGGTCCAGGAGGCATCCGAGAAGGGCAGGGTGATGCGTGGCACCTCGTGCACGCGCGTCACGCTCATGTCGAAAGCAAACTGCGTCTCGGCATAGCTCGCGACGCCGCTGACGGGGGCGGCCGAGCGGTAGTGCGGCGTCGCCGCCAGCGGCAGGTGGCCCTCGCCGGTGAGCAGGCCCGAGGTCGGGTCCATCCCGATCCAGCCGGCGCCGGGAAGATAGACCTCGGCCCAGGCGTGCAGGTCGGTGAAGTCCTTGTCGGTGCCGCGCGGCCCTTCGAGCGGATCGACGTCCGCCTTCATCTGGATCAGGTAGCCGGAGACGAAGCGGGCGGCGAGGCCGATATGCCTGAGTATCTGGACGAGCAGCCAGGAGGTGTCGCGGCAGGAGCCGGATTTGATCGCCAGCGTCTGCTCGGGCTCCTGCACGCCCGGCTCCATCCGGATGCCATAGGCGATCATCTGCTGGAGACGGGCGTTGAGATCGACGACGAAGTTGACGGTGTTGGTCTTCTCGCGCGGGATCGTGGCGAGGAAAGCGGCGAGCAGCGGCCCGGCTTCTTCCTTGACCAGATAGGGCGCGAGCTCGTCGCTCAATTCGTCCGGATAGGCGAAGGGGAACTCCTCGGCTTCGCTCGCGACGAAGAAGTCGAACGGATTGATGATCGAGAGCTCGGTGACGAGGTCGACCTCGATGCGGAATTCGGTGACCGGCTCGGGGAAGACGTAGCGCGCCAGCCAGTTGCCGTTCGGGTCCTGCTGCCAGTTCACGAAATGCTCGGCCGGCGTGACCTTGAGCGAATAGCTCTTCACCGCCGAGCGGCAATGGGGCGCCGGCCTCAGGCGAATGATCTGCGGGCCGAGCGTGACCGGGCGGTCATAGCGATAGTGGGTCAGGTGGTGCAGTGCGGCGATGATGGCCAAGAGCGGTGGTCCTGCTGTGCCATGAACCGGCCCGGGCTGGCCGCTGTCATTACGATAGCGGCAGGGGCAAGCGGAGCAAGCCCGTTCCTGCGCAGGAATGCGCCGGCAATTCAGGCTGTTGCGCAACAAGAGTGCATGCTGGGCACCATCCCTCGAACACTGCTCCGCCCCGGCTGGACATCGGCCATGATCTGGCCACAGAGTGCGCGCCAACGGGCGCCCCGGAGTGCCCGCAGACCACACAACGGGGATTTTCCATGCGTCATGTAGCGAAATTGATGGCGGCTTCCGCTTTCGCCGCCCTGCTGGCGAGCGCTGCCCAGGCCCAGACGCCCAAAGACACCATCGTGATGGCCAAGCAGATCGACGACATCATCACGCTCGACCCGGCCGAGGCTTTCGAATTCTCCGGCGTCGAGGTCGGCGCCAATGTCTATGACAAGCTGATCGGCGTCGATCTCAAGAACAACAACGCCCTGATCGGCGATCTCGCCCAGAGCTGGACCGTCAGCCCGGACAACCTGACCTACACCTTCAAGCTCCGCCCGGGCGTCAAGTTTCACTCCGGCAATCCGCTTACCGCCGCCGACGTGGTCTATTCCTTCCAGCGTGCGGTCACGCTGAACAAGTCGCCGGGCTTCATCCTGACCCAGTTCGGCCTGACCAAGGACACCGTGCTGGAGAAGGTCAAGGCGACCGACGACCTGACCGTCACCGTCACCGTCTCCAAGCCCTTCGCGCCCACCTTCTTCCTGAATTGCCTGACCTCGGGCGTCGCCGCGGTGGTCGACTCCAAGCTGGTCAAGGCGAATGAGAAGGATGGCGACTGGGGCAATGGCTGGCTCAAGCTGAATTCGGCTGGCTCAGGCGCCTACAAAGTCCGGGTCTATCGCCCGAACGAGCAATATGCGCTCGATGCCAATGAAGGCTGGTACAAGGGCGCGCCCAAGACCAAGCGCGTCATCGTCCGCCATGTCGCCGAGCCGGCCTCGCAGCGCCTGCTGCTGGAAAAGGGCGACATCGACATCGCTCGCAATCTCTCCAAGGACCAGCTCGCCGCGGTCAAGAGCAATGCCAATGTCGAGATCGTCCAGGGCGACAAGGGCTACATCCTCTATCTCGGCCTGAACCAGAAGAACCCGAACCTCGCCAAGCCCGAGGTACGCGAGGCCCTGAAGTGGCTGGTCGACTACGACTCGATCGAGCGCAACATCGTCGAGGGCACCTATAAGGGCCATGAGAGCTTCCTGCCCAAGGGCTTCCTCGGCGCCATCGCGGACAAGCCCTACAAGCTCGACGTCGCCAAGGCCAAGGAACTGCTCGCCAAGGCTGGTCTGCCGAACGGTTTCACCGTCACCATCGACACCCGCTCGGTCAATCCGATCACCGACATCGCCCAGGCGATCCAGTCGACCTGGGCCCAGGCCGGGATCAAGCTCGAGATCCTTCCCGGCGACGGCAAGCAGACGCTGACCAAGTACCGCGCCCGCACTCACGACATCTATATCGGCCAGTGGGGCCCGGACTATCTCGACCCGCACACCAATGCCGAGACCTTCGCCATCAACGAGGACAATGGCGAGGAAGCCAAGTCGAAGACC
This genomic interval from Bosea sp. 29B contains the following:
- a CDS encoding ABC transporter substrate-binding protein — protein: MAASAFAALLASAAQAQTPKDTIVMAKQIDDIITLDPAEAFEFSGVEVGANVYDKLIGVDLKNNNALIGDLAQSWTVSPDNLTYTFKLRPGVKFHSGNPLTAADVVYSFQRAVTLNKSPGFILTQFGLTKDTVLEKVKATDDLTVTVTVSKPFAPTFFLNCLTSGVAAVVDSKLVKANEKDGDWGNGWLKLNSAGSGAYKVRVYRPNEQYALDANEGWYKGAPKTKRVIVRHVAEPASQRLLLEKGDIDIARNLSKDQLAAVKSNANVEIVQGDKGYILYLGLNQKNPNLAKPEVREALKWLVDYDSIERNIVEGTYKGHESFLPKGFLGAIADKPYKLDVAKAKELLAKAGLPNGFTVTIDTRSVNPITDIAQAIQSTWAQAGIKLEILPGDGKQTLTKYRARTHDIYIGQWGPDYLDPHTNAETFAINEDNGEEAKSKTLAWRNAWDIPDMTKLTQANVLESDATKRANVYGELQRDHQKVSPFVIMFQQVEVSADRKGIAGWVIGPTSDTNFYAPITKN